A stretch of Corallococcus macrosporus DNA encodes these proteins:
- a CDS encoding S28 family serine protease has product MTRFFGRPLVLACALALGLQACGGSELPSEAATPSAPEVRAQSLAQDTAPDILAQLQAIPGLTVVQERPVPVPGIRFFVMRYDQPADHLHPNGTRFQQRLTLLYRSAEAPTVLASTGYGIGTSPGQWEPTYLVQGNQLTVEHRFFTPSIPQPANWRLLSIEQAAADHHRIVQAFKPLFPGKWISTGGSKGGMTSLYHRAFFPRDVDATVAYVAPNSYGTQDPRYVKFLSKLGTPACRESIKTFQREVLERRAEVEPLFQATGAAYGRTYDFLGVDKALEFTTLEFAFAFWQYGDASLCDVIPPKGGSAQALVDTLDTVVGITYMSDADLDYYAPYDFQAATQLGSYASEESHLRGVQHYPRGYDPRALVPFDMRPYPFNPFAMPLVEGWVKAFGERILLVYGENDPWSTGAFSVSARNDSYRFFEPGGNHGASITGLPEADQAVALERLRTWAGLPAEDTASLGLRARSAKAAELPITTGVVDRRHGPPRD; this is encoded by the coding sequence ATGACGCGTTTCTTTGGTCGTCCCCTGGTGCTCGCCTGCGCGCTGGCCCTGGGGCTGCAAGCGTGTGGCGGCAGTGAGCTTCCCTCGGAGGCGGCCACCCCGAGCGCGCCGGAAGTCCGGGCGCAATCCCTTGCACAGGACACGGCGCCGGACATCCTGGCCCAGTTGCAGGCGATTCCCGGCCTCACGGTGGTGCAGGAGCGGCCGGTGCCGGTGCCGGGCATCCGGTTCTTCGTGATGCGCTATGACCAGCCGGCGGACCACCTGCACCCGAACGGCACGCGCTTCCAGCAGCGGCTGACGCTGCTCTACCGGAGCGCGGAGGCCCCCACGGTGCTGGCCAGCACCGGCTATGGCATTGGCACGTCCCCCGGCCAGTGGGAGCCCACCTACCTGGTGCAGGGCAACCAGCTGACGGTGGAGCACCGCTTCTTCACGCCCTCCATCCCGCAGCCCGCGAACTGGAGGCTGCTCAGCATCGAGCAGGCGGCGGCGGACCACCACCGCATCGTCCAGGCGTTCAAGCCGCTCTTCCCCGGCAAGTGGATCAGCACCGGCGGCAGCAAGGGCGGCATGACGTCGCTCTACCACCGGGCGTTCTTCCCGCGCGACGTGGACGCCACGGTGGCCTACGTGGCGCCCAACAGCTACGGCACGCAGGACCCTCGCTACGTGAAGTTCCTGAGCAAGCTGGGCACGCCCGCGTGCCGTGAGAGCATCAAGACCTTCCAGCGCGAGGTGCTGGAGCGGCGCGCGGAGGTGGAGCCGCTCTTCCAGGCGACGGGCGCGGCGTATGGCCGGACCTATGACTTCCTGGGCGTGGACAAGGCGCTGGAGTTCACCACCCTCGAGTTCGCCTTCGCCTTCTGGCAGTACGGCGACGCGTCGCTGTGCGACGTGATTCCCCCGAAGGGTGGCTCCGCGCAGGCGCTGGTGGACACGCTGGATACGGTCGTGGGCATCACGTACATGAGCGACGCCGACCTGGACTACTACGCGCCCTACGACTTCCAGGCCGCGACGCAGCTGGGCAGCTACGCGTCCGAAGAGAGCCACCTGCGCGGCGTCCAGCACTATCCCCGGGGCTATGACCCGCGGGCGCTCGTGCCCTTCGACATGCGGCCGTACCCCTTCAACCCGTTCGCCATGCCGCTCGTGGAGGGCTGGGTGAAGGCGTTCGGCGAGCGCATCCTGCTGGTCTACGGAGAGAACGACCCGTGGTCCACGGGCGCGTTCAGCGTGAGCGCGCGCAATGACTCGTACCGGTTCTTCGAGCCGGGCGGCAACCACGGCGCCAGCATCACCGGACTGCCGGAGGCGGACCAGGCCGTGGCGCTGGAGCGGCTGCGCACCTGGGCCGGACTGCCCGCGGAGGACACCGCGTCCCTGGGCCTGCGCGCCCGGAGCGCGAAGGCCGCGGAGCTGCCCATCACCACGGGCGTGGTGGACCGCCGCCACGGCCCGCCGCGCGACTGA
- a CDS encoding LysR family transcriptional regulator: MASTPLNALNAFLAVGRRRSFAAAAVELGISSSALSQQVRQLEARLGVPLLTRTTRSVALTDAGQRLLERAGPSVDQALEALEAAAASAGEVTGRVRLSVPTISLSTVVTPILLRFAQRHPQVEVDLRIEDRLVDVVAEGLDAGIRPFEAVERDMVQVRLSKRFRYVVAGSPAYLKRKGTPQRPEDLLDHDCLNIRLPSTGARYAWELERGKKTWRIPVRGPVLATHEGVLMEMAEAGVALMYAFEPTLVPRLNRGTLRLVLEPYAAWEEGLFLYFPSRAQVSPAFRAFLDVAREVTAERA; this comes from the coding sequence ATGGCCTCCACTCCCCTCAATGCCCTGAACGCCTTCCTCGCCGTGGGACGCCGGCGCAGCTTCGCGGCGGCGGCCGTGGAGCTGGGCATCTCGTCGTCCGCGCTCAGCCAGCAGGTGCGCCAGCTGGAGGCGCGGCTGGGCGTGCCGCTGCTCACCCGGACGACTCGCAGCGTGGCGCTGACGGACGCGGGGCAGCGGCTGCTGGAGCGCGCCGGTCCTTCCGTGGACCAGGCCCTGGAGGCCCTGGAGGCGGCCGCCGCCAGCGCGGGTGAGGTGACGGGCCGCGTGCGGCTGTCCGTGCCCACCATCTCCCTGTCCACCGTCGTCACGCCCATCCTGCTGCGCTTCGCCCAGCGCCACCCCCAGGTGGAGGTGGACCTGCGCATCGAGGACCGGCTGGTGGATGTCGTGGCGGAGGGCCTGGACGCGGGCATCCGCCCGTTCGAGGCCGTCGAGCGGGACATGGTGCAGGTCCGCCTGTCGAAGCGCTTCCGCTACGTGGTGGCCGGGTCTCCCGCGTACCTCAAGCGCAAGGGCACTCCGCAGCGCCCGGAGGACCTGCTGGACCATGACTGCCTGAACATCCGCCTGCCTTCCACGGGAGCCCGCTACGCGTGGGAGCTGGAGCGCGGCAAGAAGACGTGGCGCATCCCGGTGCGGGGGCCCGTGCTCGCCACCCACGAAGGGGTGCTGATGGAGATGGCGGAGGCGGGCGTGGCCCTCATGTATGCCTTTGAGCCCACCCTCGTGCCGCGCTTGAATCGCGGCACCTTGAGACTCGTCCTGGAACCGTACGCGGCGTGGGAAGAGGGGTTGTTCCTCTACTTCCCCAGCCGCGCCCAGGTGTCCCCCGCGTTCCGCGCCTTCCTCGACGTGGCCCGCGAGGTGACGGCCGAAAGGGCCTGA
- a CDS encoding NAD(P)-dependent alcohol dehydrogenase has translation MIPARGYAAPDARSPLAPFSFERREPGPRDVQLEILYCGVCHTDLHMARNDWGFSPYPLVPGHEIVGRVVRVGRDVKKFQPGDLAGVGTMVDSCRACADCQDGYEQYCKVRGVLTYGSPEPEAKSFTQGGYADSVVVDEHFALKVPANLDPAAVAPLLCAGITTYSPLRHWKVGPGQKVGVVGLGGLGHLGVKFALAMGAHVTVFSHTDRKKQDALRLGAHEVVVSSRPEEMAAKANSLDFILDTVSAPHDVNAYLGLLRRDGHLVLVGFPAKPLEVAPVALLSRRASFSGSGTGGLPETQAMLDFCGEHGIVSDIERIPIQAINEAFTRLEQGDVRYRFVIDLQSLK, from the coding sequence ATGATTCCCGCTCGCGGCTACGCGGCCCCCGACGCCCGGTCCCCCCTCGCCCCCTTCTCCTTCGAGCGCCGCGAGCCCGGCCCTCGGGACGTGCAGCTGGAGATCCTCTACTGCGGCGTCTGCCACACGGACCTGCACATGGCCCGCAACGACTGGGGCTTCTCGCCGTACCCGCTGGTGCCGGGACACGAAATCGTGGGCCGCGTGGTGCGAGTGGGCCGAGACGTGAAGAAGTTCCAGCCGGGAGACCTGGCGGGCGTGGGCACGATGGTGGACTCGTGCCGAGCCTGCGCGGACTGCCAGGATGGGTACGAGCAGTACTGCAAGGTCCGAGGCGTGCTGACCTACGGCAGCCCGGAGCCGGAGGCGAAGTCCTTCACGCAGGGCGGGTACGCGGACAGCGTCGTGGTGGACGAGCACTTCGCGCTGAAGGTGCCCGCGAACCTGGACCCCGCGGCGGTGGCGCCGCTCCTGTGCGCGGGCATCACCACGTATTCACCGTTGCGGCACTGGAAGGTGGGGCCCGGTCAGAAGGTCGGAGTGGTGGGCCTGGGCGGGCTGGGGCACCTGGGCGTGAAGTTCGCGCTCGCGATGGGCGCGCACGTCACCGTGTTCAGCCACACCGACCGAAAGAAGCAGGACGCGCTGCGGCTGGGCGCGCACGAGGTGGTGGTGTCGTCGAGGCCAGAGGAGATGGCGGCGAAGGCGAACTCACTCGACTTCATCCTCGACACGGTCTCCGCGCCCCACGACGTCAACGCCTACCTGGGGCTGCTGCGGCGCGACGGGCACCTGGTGCTGGTGGGCTTCCCGGCGAAGCCGCTGGAGGTGGCCCCCGTCGCGCTGCTCTCCCGCCGCGCCAGCTTCTCCGGCTCCGGCACCGGCGGCCTGCCGGAGACGCAGGCGATGCTCGACTTCTGCGGCGAGCACGGCATCGTCTCCGACATCGAGCGCATTCCCATCCAGGCCATCAACGAAGCGTTCACGCGGTTGGAGCAGGGCGACGTGAGGTACCGCTTCGTCATCGACCTCCAGAGCCTGAAGTAG
- a CDS encoding DoxX family membrane protein, which yields MDTALSSSTPGVEATPKKKSFARHLPTAARVFMGLVFFVFGLNGFLEFIPTPKDLNPADPAVAFGIAMKATGFLFWLVKGTETVAGLLLLANRFVPLALAIIAPVIVNIFLTHALLAPAGLGMAVMLLAAELFLAWSYRAVYRPMLAMRATPS from the coding sequence ATGGACACCGCCCTCTCCTCCTCCACCCCTGGGGTGGAGGCCACCCCGAAGAAGAAGTCGTTCGCCCGTCACCTGCCGACGGCGGCCCGCGTGTTCATGGGGCTGGTGTTCTTCGTCTTCGGCCTGAACGGGTTCCTGGAGTTCATCCCCACGCCCAAGGACCTGAACCCGGCGGACCCGGCGGTGGCCTTCGGCATCGCGATGAAGGCGACGGGCTTCCTGTTCTGGCTGGTGAAGGGCACGGAGACGGTGGCGGGGCTCCTGCTGCTGGCCAACCGCTTCGTCCCGCTGGCGCTGGCCATCATCGCGCCGGTCATCGTGAACATCTTCCTGACGCACGCCCTGCTCGCGCCCGCGGGCCTGGGCATGGCGGTGATGCTCCTGGCCGCGGAACTCTTCCTGGCCTGGTCCTACCGGGCTGTGTACCGCCCGATGCTCGCCATGCGGGCAACGCCTTCCTAG
- a CDS encoding RNA polymerase sigma factor produces MDTTRTPDALLLAAHAGDRDAMVHLLQVHQPNLRRYAQKRCRISDVDDAVQEALLVMSRHLAAVRKLASFSGWMFRIVQRECRRLARTVLEQDPYEEALADQWMSAHTPDSLRLDLASALESLPPQYLEVVVLRDFEALSIREMAERLSLEPAAVKSRLHRARVMIREYLLA; encoded by the coding sequence ATGGATACGACACGCACCCCTGACGCGTTGCTGCTCGCGGCCCACGCCGGTGACCGCGACGCGATGGTGCACCTGCTCCAGGTACACCAGCCGAACCTGCGGCGCTATGCACAGAAGCGCTGCCGCATCAGCGACGTGGACGACGCGGTCCAGGAGGCCCTGCTGGTGATGTCCCGCCACCTGGCCGCCGTGCGCAAGCTGGCGTCGTTCTCCGGGTGGATGTTCCGCATCGTCCAGCGCGAGTGCCGCCGCTTGGCCCGCACAGTGCTGGAGCAGGACCCCTACGAGGAGGCGCTGGCGGACCAGTGGATGTCCGCGCACACGCCGGACTCGTTGCGGCTGGACCTGGCGTCCGCGCTGGAGTCGCTGCCGCCGCAGTACCTGGAGGTCGTCGTGCTGCGCGACTTCGAAGCGCTGTCCATCCGAGAGATGGCCGAGCGCCTGTCGCTGGAGCCCGCGGCGGTGAAGAGCCGCTTGCACCGCGCCCGCGTGATGATCCGCGAATACCTGCTGGCCTGA
- the poxB gene encoding ubiquinone-dependent pyruvate dehydrogenase — MKRTAADQFVEILALAGVKRIYGVVGDSLNAITEALRKRGDIEWVSMRSEEAAAFAAGAEAHLTGQLAVCAGSCGPGNTHLINGLYDCHRSRVPVLAIAAQIPSVELGTGYFQETHPENLFRECSHYCELISASNQMQRTAEIAVRNALGKRGVSVVVIPGDIAQQKEEEARPPTPESLRLSEPQVMPSNTSLEQMAALLNTGGRVTLLCGAGCEDAGPQVVELAKRLQAPVVSALRGKEFVEKDNPHFVGLTGLIGYASGYWAMIDCDVLVMLGTDFPYRQFYPDREDTRVIQVDVRPENIGKRTRVDLGVVGSVAPTLHALLPRLEARSDTKHLHRALEHYRKTREELDSLGQGTVGRKPIHPPQVARAFDLQASDDAIFTCDVGLPTVWAARYATMKGGRRLVGSFNHGSMASALAQAIGAQKAFPDRQVVSFSGDGGFTMLMGDVLTLVQLSLPIKIVVFNNSSLGFVAMEQQVGGMLDVGTAMHPTNFAKLAEALGMKGLRVEDPGQVDEAVQQALATPGPVLVDAVVSKAELVMPPRITASMAAGFTLFGIKALLNGRTTEVLELARTNLWR, encoded by the coding sequence ATGAAGAGGACGGCGGCGGACCAGTTCGTGGAAATCCTCGCGCTCGCGGGGGTGAAGCGCATCTACGGGGTGGTGGGCGACAGCCTCAACGCCATCACCGAGGCGCTGCGCAAGCGCGGCGACATCGAATGGGTCTCCATGCGCAGCGAGGAGGCCGCCGCCTTCGCGGCCGGCGCGGAGGCGCACCTCACCGGACAGCTCGCGGTGTGCGCGGGCAGCTGCGGCCCCGGCAACACCCACCTCATCAACGGCCTCTATGACTGCCACCGCAGCCGGGTGCCGGTGCTGGCCATCGCGGCGCAGATCCCCTCCGTGGAGCTGGGCACCGGCTACTTCCAGGAGACCCACCCGGAGAACCTCTTCCGCGAGTGCAGCCACTACTGCGAACTCATCTCCGCCTCCAACCAGATGCAGCGCACCGCGGAGATCGCCGTGCGCAACGCCCTGGGCAAGCGAGGGGTGTCCGTGGTGGTGATTCCCGGCGACATCGCGCAGCAGAAGGAGGAGGAGGCCCGCCCGCCCACGCCGGAGTCCCTGCGGCTCTCCGAGCCCCAGGTGATGCCCTCCAACACGTCGCTGGAGCAGATGGCCGCGCTGCTCAACACCGGGGGCCGCGTGACGCTCCTGTGCGGCGCGGGTTGCGAGGACGCGGGACCGCAGGTGGTGGAGCTGGCGAAGCGGCTCCAGGCGCCCGTCGTCTCCGCCCTCCGGGGCAAGGAGTTCGTGGAGAAGGACAACCCCCACTTCGTGGGGCTCACGGGGCTCATCGGCTACGCGTCCGGCTACTGGGCGATGATCGACTGCGACGTGCTGGTGATGCTGGGCACGGACTTCCCCTACCGGCAGTTCTACCCGGACCGCGAGGACACACGCGTCATCCAGGTGGACGTGCGCCCGGAGAACATCGGCAAGCGCACGCGCGTGGACCTGGGCGTCGTGGGCAGCGTGGCCCCGACGCTCCACGCGCTCCTGCCCCGGCTGGAGGCCCGGAGCGACACGAAGCACCTGCATCGCGCGCTCGAGCACTACCGCAAGACGCGCGAGGAGCTGGATTCACTGGGACAGGGCACGGTGGGCCGCAAGCCCATCCACCCGCCGCAGGTGGCTCGAGCGTTCGACCTCCAGGCATCCGACGACGCCATCTTCACCTGTGACGTGGGCCTGCCCACGGTGTGGGCCGCGCGCTACGCGACCATGAAGGGCGGCCGGAGGTTGGTGGGCTCCTTCAACCACGGCTCCATGGCCAGCGCGCTCGCGCAGGCGATTGGCGCGCAGAAGGCCTTCCCGGACCGGCAGGTCGTCTCCTTCTCCGGAGACGGCGGCTTCACGATGCTGATGGGGGACGTCCTCACGCTGGTGCAGCTGTCGCTGCCCATCAAGATCGTCGTGTTCAACAACAGCTCCCTGGGCTTCGTGGCCATGGAGCAGCAGGTGGGCGGCATGCTCGACGTGGGCACCGCGATGCACCCCACGAACTTCGCGAAGCTGGCGGAAGCGCTGGGCATGAAGGGCCTGCGCGTGGAGGACCCGGGGCAGGTGGACGAAGCCGTCCAGCAGGCGCTCGCGACGCCAGGGCCCGTGCTGGTGGACGCCGTGGTCAGCAAGGCGGAGCTGGTGATGCCCCCGCGCATCACCGCGTCCATGGCCGCGGGCTTCACCCTGTTCGGCATCAAGGCCCTGCTCAACGGCCGCACCACCGAGGTGCTGGAGCTGGCGCGCACCAACCTCTGGCGCTGA
- a CDS encoding MBL fold metallo-hydrolase, with the protein MRNPLPLSTAAALLLLALPTSAAEDPGRAHVRAAAEAMGGEARLRALTGLRIRGVGHWNLLEQSERPSPPFLVMYEQFDEVRDLRRGRLRQQSEGRGMVMDEWRRVTMLLADGVAAAEVEGKWRPMGSAQLQDLQERLAFAPEHVLLAALDAKDLRAQADTVAQEVPHHVVAFHLDRASVRLFLNARTGLPTAVETVDAHPEDMFWSVWGDVRTVLSFQAWSLESGGLRYPRHWEWARNGQPHHSITVTAVTVDPPLADADFAVAEDVKQGFEARRARKLDDTPVLRPDAPPVELAPGVVQLPGAWNVALVAQDDGVVVVEGPTASGYSVRVMEEAAKRFPGLKVKAVVSTSDAWPHIGGLREYVARGIPVYVLDLNRALVERLVASPRTLVPDALARKPRAAKLQVVDGRRVLGSGKNRLELVPVRTETGERMVFAWLPEHRLLYTSDLVQPRPDGTFFNVQQVDETVEVATREKLPVARVFGMHLKPMDWSALTTAVEKTRVP; encoded by the coding sequence ATGCGAAACCCCTTGCCGCTGTCCACCGCCGCCGCGCTGCTGCTGTTGGCCCTGCCCACCTCCGCCGCCGAGGACCCCGGCCGCGCCCACGTCCGTGCCGCCGCCGAGGCCATGGGCGGCGAGGCCCGGCTCCGGGCACTCACGGGCCTGCGCATCCGGGGCGTGGGCCACTGGAACCTGCTGGAGCAGTCCGAGCGTCCCTCGCCGCCCTTCCTCGTCATGTACGAGCAGTTCGACGAGGTGCGCGACCTGCGCCGGGGCCGCCTGCGTCAGCAGTCCGAAGGGCGCGGGATGGTGATGGACGAGTGGAGGCGCGTGACGATGCTGCTGGCCGACGGCGTGGCGGCGGCGGAGGTCGAAGGGAAGTGGCGGCCCATGGGCAGCGCGCAGCTCCAGGACCTGCAGGAGCGGCTGGCCTTCGCGCCGGAGCACGTGCTGCTCGCGGCCCTGGACGCGAAGGACCTGCGTGCCCAGGCGGACACCGTGGCGCAGGAGGTGCCCCACCACGTCGTCGCCTTCCACCTGGACCGCGCGAGCGTGCGCCTGTTCCTCAATGCCCGCACGGGCCTGCCCACGGCGGTGGAGACGGTGGACGCGCATCCGGAAGACATGTTCTGGAGCGTCTGGGGGGACGTGCGCACCGTGCTGTCCTTCCAGGCGTGGTCCCTGGAGTCCGGCGGCCTGCGCTATCCGCGCCACTGGGAGTGGGCGCGCAACGGTCAGCCCCATCACTCCATCACGGTGACGGCGGTGACGGTGGACCCGCCGCTCGCGGACGCGGACTTCGCCGTGGCGGAGGACGTGAAGCAGGGCTTCGAGGCGCGCCGCGCGAGGAAGCTGGACGACACGCCCGTGCTCCGTCCGGACGCGCCGCCCGTGGAGCTGGCGCCCGGCGTGGTGCAGCTGCCGGGCGCGTGGAACGTGGCGCTGGTGGCGCAGGACGACGGTGTGGTGGTGGTGGAGGGGCCGACCGCCTCGGGCTATTCCGTGCGCGTGATGGAGGAGGCCGCGAAGCGCTTCCCGGGACTGAAGGTGAAGGCCGTGGTGTCCACCAGTGACGCCTGGCCACACATCGGTGGGCTGCGGGAGTACGTGGCTCGGGGCATCCCTGTGTACGTGCTGGACCTGAACCGCGCGCTGGTGGAGCGGCTGGTGGCGTCGCCTCGCACGTTGGTGCCGGATGCGCTCGCGCGGAAGCCTCGTGCCGCGAAGCTCCAGGTCGTGGACGGGCGGCGGGTGCTGGGCAGCGGGAAGAACCGGCTGGAGCTCGTGCCGGTGCGCACGGAGACGGGGGAGCGGATGGTGTTCGCGTGGCTGCCGGAGCACCGGCTGCTCTACACGTCGGACCTGGTGCAGCCCCGCCCGGACGGCACGTTCTTCAACGTGCAGCAGGTGGACGAGACGGTGGAGGTGGCCACGCGCGAGAAGCTACCGGTGGCGCGCGTGTTCGGCATGCACCTGAAGCCCATGGATTGGAGCGCACTCACCACCGCCGTGGAGAAGACCCGCGTGCCGTGA